In the genome of Colletotrichum lupini chromosome 8, complete sequence, one region contains:
- a CDS encoding class VII chitin synthase, with product MEDYSYLVKMAEPGDENYWAPKDIVYTSIVGLVMLAAILEWFLWIAAFLYCLWKVFVKAEHWSIRVLAVIVGILFTCFRAIFLPIMIVTLPLPSAVVKYWPTNMVDVLQWFAFWSFAGLLTIPWLFCVYQLVTNQLGRTKRIKQVLDEVSAPKVVIVMPVYKEDPDVLVVAINSVVDCDYPPSCIHVFLSFDGDQEDELYLNTLEKLGVPLTLETYPKSIDVSYKSARITVSRFPHGGKRHCQKATFKLIDKVYEHYLKRNDNLFILFIDSDCILDPTCLQNFVFDMEMSPGNPRDMLAMTGVITSTTKKYSLITLLQDMEYIHGQLFERTVESGCGAVTCLPGALTMLRFSAFRRMAKYYFADKAEQCEDLFDFAKCHLGEDRWLTHLFMIGAKKRYQIQMCTSAFCKTEAVQTYRSLIKQRRRWFLGFLSNEVCMLTDWRLWKRYPILVLVRFMQNTIRTTALLFFIMVLAIITTSKKVDNLPVGFIAISLGLNWLMMLYFGAKLRRYKIWLYPIMFILNPFFNWFYMVYGIFTAGQRTWGGPRADAATADTGTTAQEAIEQAKEGGDELNIVPETFIPAAEARKESIAGGKGNMGPMGRKHSVVQPPSQIEGRFAARKKSAAGFYVNADDSQVTVNRSGPSGFGPAWALQSRDSFDSMVSSQTAGNSVYMPRRVESIMGEEDRKKYELAQQSQFNQFLSNSKRFGAQTTTTGQVYEYSDAEMKRGGFQDVPIPMDKGQEYTDNVRMGSVDNNFSGRPQSGEGLPRQGMNATHSARGGRSPLARASLVRTIPLEDVQSEGESSSGGHDSRDHSPKRRQMDKFAYHGVERAFNKEVGEGQDVRQHWFRVQRLTRRGLESPFDQKAISNTYIMQYILEASVLLQADDVNLGQVTESVDGWKLVGKGDVFGNHRGMGMMYYPIEGGSILSGRMLYKTNSWEQPDIDEPPRMIGILSLLPNRDGFGQRHEGWIDCFESEARPTASKPICLPALPYTWMWFFAVCIASLPWEPVGERDDCKHKKSTVVAEWHENEGESSFPFGLHYYFSALTPSKFHLDIVAFSKVPYLTQSALSQQYRPLQAKKTSARRRSSYRASHAKRLVDAIAQTQCTVPCQKRYLTALLASPIPQSKSGVATYLTATWTSPVFLVPPTSSTFVACHSLPDLPQSTYLVYSPARLFLVLLHIDKLLNLAFVCTRHFPPPNLFDETTFRLDRLQIPFPQNVRRTILVYNILTERTLPPNMSVVGVDFGTLKTVIAVARNRGVDVISNEVSNRATPSVVGFGPKSRYLGESAKTQEISNLKNTVGSIKRLAGRAASDPDAQLEQQYITAPLVDVNGQVGVEVSYLGKKEKFSNTQLISMYLSKIKQTTQAELKLPVSDLVMSVPAWFTDIQRRAIIDAAEIAGLKLLRLMNDTTAAALGWGITKLDLPAPEEQPRRVAFIDIGHSNYTCSVVEFKKGELAVKGTAFDRHFGGRDFDKALVEHLGKEFNGKYKIDIHSNGRAMARTIAAAEKCKKILSANQQAPVNIESIMNDVDVSAMITRQEFEALVEPLLQRVHIPLEQALAEAKLTKDDIDVIEVIGGGSRVPALKERIQAFFGKILSFTLNQDEAVARGAAFSCAILSPVFRVRDFTVQDIMSYPIEFAWEKAPDIPDEDTSLTVFNRGNVLPSTKILTFYRKQPFDLEARYAKPQDLPGKINPWIGRFSVKGVKADGKDDFMICKLKARVNIHGVLNVESGYYVEDQEVEEEVKEDEKDGEKKDPDVSVAASRYEPFSSADVLDSLESPLKRRRQAFGTELRSVPPPSYAFVEDEEIPKLTIYSPQKAMETDNKEDAPKKTRKVKKQVRKGDLPIVSGTASLSDSARTALFEKESAMVMEDKLVADTEEKKNELETFIYDLRNKLDDQYADFASDEEKTKIKEKLEASEDWLYDEGEDATKAVYVAKIDEIRAMAGPIVQRHFEKVEEERRIVQERVEAEKAAKKAEEEARKAAEAEKAPPAAKDEEMTDADAKADAEAEGTK from the exons ATGGAAGACTACAGTTATCTTGTCAAGATGGCGGAGCCTGGTGATGAGAATTACTGGGCCCCCAAGGAT ATTGTTTACACTTCCATTGTCGGATTGGTGATGTTGGCAGCCATCCTCGAATGGTTCCTATGGATTGCTGCATTTCTGTACTGCCTATGGAAGGTCTTCGTCAAGGCCGAGCACTGGTCCATTCGAGTATTGGCAGTCATTGTTGGCATCTTGTTCACTTGTTTCAG AGCAATTTTCCTCCCAATCATGATCGTCACTCTGCCTCTGCCCAGTGCTGTCGTAAAGTACTGGCCGACGAACATGGTCGATGTCCTTCAGTGGTTCGCTTTCTGGAGTTTTGCTGGTCTTCTGACCATCCCATGGCTATTCTGCGTCTATCAGCTTGTTACCAACCAGCTCGGACGAACGAAGAGAATCAAGCAGGTTCTGGACGAAGTCTCGGCACCAAAGGTCGTTATTGTTATGCCCGTTTACAAGGAGGACCCTGATGTTCTCGTTGTTGCCATCAACTCCGTCGTCGACTGCGACTACCCGCCCTCATGCATTCACGTCTTTCTCTCGTTCGACGGTGACCAGGAAGACGAACTCTACCTGAACACTCTCGAGAAGCTGGGTGTCCCGCTGACGTTGGAGACATACCCCAAGAGCATCGACGTCTCATACAAATCCGCCCGTATCACCGTCTCCCGATTCCCCCATGGCGGCAAGCGTCATTGTCAGAAGGCTACCTTCAAGCTTATCGACAAGGTTTACGAGCATTACCTCAAGAGAAACGACAACCTATTCATCCTTTTCATCGATTCCGATTGTATTCTGGACCCTACTTGCCTGCAGAACTTCGTCTTCGATATGGAAATGAGCCCTGGTAACCCCAGAGACATGTTGGCCATGACCGGTGTTATCACGTCTACGACTAAGAAGTATAGCTTGATTACACTGCTCCAAGACATGGAGTATATCCATGGCCAACTTTTCGAGCGAACTGTCGAGTCCGGATGTGGCGCTGTCACCTGCCTTCCCGGTGCTTTGACGATGCTTCGATTCTCTGCTTTCCGCCGCATGGCCAAGTACTACTTTGCCGATAAAGCTGAGCAGTGCGAGGATCTTTTCGACTTCGCCAAGTGCCATCTAGGCGAGGACCGCTGGCTGACGCATTTGTTCATGATCGGAGCCAAGAAGCGATATCAGATTCAGATGTGTACCTCCGCCTTCTGCAAGACCGAGGCTGTCCAGACCTACAGATCCCTTATCAAGCAGCGTAGACGTTGGTTCCTGGGTTTCCTGTCCAACGAAGTCTGCATGCTTACTGATTGGCGTCTCTGGAAACGCTACCCTATCCTGGTTCTGGTTCGATTCATGCAAAACACCATTCGAACCACGGCTCTTTTGTTCTTCATCATGGTTCTCGCTATCATCACCACCTCCAAGAAGGTTGACAACTTGCCGGTCGGTTTCATTGCAATTTCTCTCGGACTCAATTGGCTCATGATGTTGTACTTTGGTGCCAAGCTCCGTCGATACAAGATCTGGCTGTACCCGATCATGTTCATCTTGAACCCCTTCTTCAACTGGTTTTACATGGTTTACGGTATCTTCACGGCTGGTCAGAGAACATGGGGAGGCCCGAGAGCTGATGCCGCCACTGCCGATACTGGGACTACTGCTCAAGAGGCCATTGAACAAGCCAAGGAAGGTGGAGACGAGCTCAACATCGTGCCCGAAACGTTTATTCCTGCCGCTGAGGCCCGAAAGGAAAGCATCGCTGGCGGCAAGGGCAACATGGGCCCCATGGGCCGCAAGCACAGCGTCGTACAGCCGCCATCGCAAATCGAGGGACGCTTCGCTGCCAGAAAGAAGTCTGCAGCTGGATTCTATGTCAACGCTGACGACTCCCAAGTCACTGTTAACCGATCCGGTCCTAGTGGTTTCGGTCCGGCATGGGCTTTGCAGTCACGCGACTCGTTTGATAGTATGGTGTCGTCGCAGACCGCTGGCAACTCGGTCTACATGCCCCGTCGTGTGGAGAGTATCATGGGTGAGGAGGATCGCAAGAAGTACGAGCTTGCACAGCAGAGCCAGTTCAACCAGTTTTTGTCCAACTCTAAGCGATTTGGAGCTCAGACCACAACCACTGGCCAGGTTTACGAATATTCCGATGCTGAGATGAAGAGAGGAGGATTCCAAGACGTTCCGATTCCGATGGATAAAGGCCAGGAGTACACCGACAATGTCCGGATGGGTTCTGTTGACAACAACTTTTCTGGACGGCCACAGTCTGGAGAAGGCCTGCCACGACAAGGGATGAACGCAACACATTCGGCCAGAGGCGGCCGTAGCCCTCTTGCGAGAGCTAGCTTGGTCCGCACGATCCCTCTGGAAGATGTCCAGTCTGAGGGTGAAAGCTCAAGCGGAGGCCATGACAGCCGCGATCACTCGCCCAAGAGAAGACA AATGGATAAATTTGCATATCATGGCGTTGAACGGGCTTTCAATAAGGAAGTAGGAGAAGGTCAGGACGTCCGACAACACTGGTTTCGA GTACAACGCCTGACACGGCGGGGATTGGAAAGCCCATTTGACCAGAAAGCCATTAGCAATACTTACATAATGCAATACATTTTGGAGGCATCCGTACTCTTGCAAGCTGACGACGTG AACCTGGGCCAAGTGACCGAGTCTGTGGACGGTTGGAAGCT CGTCGGGAAAGGAGATGTATTTGGTAATCATCGCGGCATGGGCATGATGTATTACCCAATAGAGGG AGGCAGCATATTGTCTGGTCGCATGCTTTACAAAACAAACTCGTGGGAGCAGCCTGACATTGACGAGCCCC CAAGGATGATAGGCATACTGTCGTTATTGCCGAACAGGGATGGCTTTGGCCAAAGGCACGAAGGATGGATTGATTGCTTCGAAAGCGAGGCG AGACCAACGGCGAGCAAGCCCATCTGCCTGCCAGCCTTACCTTACACGTGGATGTGGTTCTTTGCTGTCTGCATTGCCTCACTTCCGTGGGAGCCAGTTGGAGAGAGGGACGATTG CAAGCACAAGAAATCCACGGTGGTAGCGGAGTGGCACG AGAACGAAGGAGAATCTTCTTTCCCATTCGGCCTCCACTACTATTTCAGCGCCCTGACACCGTCAAAATTCCATTTGG ACATCGTCGCCTTTtccaaggtaccttaccttactcaGAGCGCACTGTCACAGCAATACCGCCCCTTGCAAGCAAAGAAAACGTCCGCTAGAAGACGCTCCAGTTACAGAGCATCGCACGCTAAACGTCTCGTCGATGCCATAG CCCAAACCCAGTGTACGGTACCGTGCCAAAAAAGGTACCTGACCGCCCTCCTTGCCTCACCAATACCCCAAAGTAAATCCGGTGTGGCCACGTACCTTACCGCTACCTGGACCTCCCCGGTCTTCCTTGTCCCGCCCACCTCATCCACCTTTGTCGCCTGCCACTCACTACCTGACCTACCTCAGAGTACTTACTTGGTGTACAGCCCGGCCAGACTCTTCCTG GTTCTCTTGCATATTGACAAACTCTTAAACCTTGCATTTGTCTGTACTCGACATTTTCCTCCCCCCAACCTTTTCGACGAGACGACCTTTCGACTCGACCGCTTGCAAATACCCTTCCCGCAA AACGTCCGCCGGACAATCCTTGTTTACAATATCCTCACAGAAAGAACACTACCACCCAACATGAGTGTCGTCG GTGTTGATTTCGGAACCCTCAAGACGGTCATTGCCGTCGCCAGAAATCGCGGTGTCGATGTG ATTTCCAATGAAGTCTCCAACCGCGCCACGCC GTCTGTCGTTGGATTCGGTCCCAAGTCGCGATACCTCGGCGAGAGCGCCAAGACGCAAGAAATCTCCAACCTCAAGAACACCGTCGGTTCCATCAAGCGTCTTGCCGGCCGCGCCGCCAGCGACCCCGATGCCCAGCTCGAACAGCAGTACATTACCGCTCCCCTCGTCGATGTCAACGGCCAGGTCGGTGTCGAGGTCTCGTACCTTGGCAAGAAGGAGAAGTTCTCCAACACCCAGCTGATCTCCATGTACCTCAGCAAGATCAAGCAAACAACACAGGCTGAGCTGAAGCTTCCCGTTTCCGACTTGGTCATGAGCGTTCCCGCTTGGTTCACCGACATCCAGCGCCGCGCCATCATCGATGCTGCCGAGATCGCTGGCCTGAAGCTCCTCCGCCTCATGAACGACACTACTGCTGCCGCTCTCGGCTGGGGTATCACCAAGCTCGATCTCCCCGCCCCCGAGGAGCAGCCCCGCCGTGTTGCCTTCATCGACATCGGCCACAGCAACTACACCTGCTCCGTTGTTGAGTTCAAGAAGGGTGAGCTGGCCGTCAAGGGTACCGCCTTCGACCGCCACTTTGGTGGCCGTGACTTCGACAAGGCTCTCGTCGAGCACTTGGGCAAGGAGTTCAACGGAAAGTACAAGATTGACATCCACTCCAACGGCCGCGCCATGGCCCGCACCATTGCTGCCGCCGAGAAGTGCAAGAAGATCCTGTCTGCCAACCAGCAGGCCCCCGTCAACATCGAGTCCATCATGAACGATGTTGATGTTTCCGCCATGATCACACGCCAGGAGTTCGAGGCCCTCGTCGAGCCTCTGCTGCAGCGCGTCCACATTCCCCTCGAGCAGGCACTTGCCGAGGCCAAGTTGACCAAGGACGACATCGACGTCATTGAGGTTATTGGTGGTGGCAGCCGTGTTCCCGCCCTCAAGGAGCGCATCCAGGCTTTCTTCGGAAAGATCCTGTCTTTCACCCTGAACCAGGACGAGGCCGTTGCCCGTGGCGCTGCCTTCAGCTGCGCTATCCTGTCCCCCGTTTTCCGTGTCCGCGACTTCACTGTCCAGGACATCATGAGCTACCCCATCGAGTTCGCCTGGGAGAAGGCTCCCGATATTCCCGACGAGGACACCAGCCTGACTGTCTTCAACCGCGGCAACGTTCTGCCCTCTACCAAGATTCTTACCTTCTACCGCAAGCAGCCCTTTGATCTTGAGGCCCGCTACGCCAAGCCTCAAGATCTCCCCGGAAAGATCAACCCGTGGATTGGTCGCTTCTCTGTCAAGGGTGTTAAGGCCGACGGCAAGGACGACTTCATGATCTGCAAGCTGAAGGCTCGTGTGAACATCCACGGCGTTCTTAACGTTGAGAGCGGCTACTACGTCGAGGACCAGGAGGTCGAGGAGGAGGTTAAGGAGGATGAGAAGGACGGCGAGAAGAAGGACCCTGATGTGAGTGTTGCGGCGTCTCGTTACGAACCCTTTTCTTCTGCCGACGTGCTTGATAGCTTAGAGTCGCCGCTCAAACGCCGGCGCCAAGCTTTCGGCACGGAGTTGCGATCTGTCCCGCCCCCGTCTTACGCCTTTGTCGAGGATGAAGAGATCCCGAAGCTAACAATCTACTCACCTCAAAAGGCCATGGAGACTGACAACAAGGAGGATGCTCCCAAGAAGACCCGCAAGGTCAAGAAGCAAGTCCGCAAGGGCGACCTTCCCATCGTCAGCGGCACAGCCTCCCTGTCCGACTCAGCAAGAACCGCCCTTTTCGAGAAGGAGTCTGCCATGGTTATGGAGGACAAGCTTGTCGCCGATaccgaggagaagaagaacgaGCTCGAGACCTTCATCTACGACCTTCGCAACAAGCTCGACGACCAGTATGCCGACTTTGCCAGCGACGAGGAGAAGACCAAGATCAAGGAGAAGCTCGAGGCGAGCGAG GACTGGCTGTACGATGAGGGCGAGGACGCCACCAAGGCTGTCTACGTTGCCAAAATTGACGAGATCCGCGCCATGGCTGGACCTATCGTCCAGCGCCACTTCGAGAAGGTCGAGGAGGAGCGTCGCATCGTTCAGGAGAGAGTCGAGGCTGAGAAAGCCGCCAAGAAAGCCGAGGAGGAGGCTCGCAAAGCTGCCGAAGCTGAGAAGGCTCCTCCGGCGGCTAAGGATGAGGAGATGACCGACGCCGACGCAAAGGCTGACGCTGAGGCCGAGGGCACGAAATAG
- a CDS encoding thermotolerance protein yields MAFQTNVFRNGAWVTETIDLQTVLRGSTTNTSAVAPSLPAPPSCGILTRTVIDSPIARWVLPARLRSAHHNDVAFVGDRYVSINELRKDGQLQEVLRKNDFGCRIRNALVIGNKYEHFRVVPDDPGHDHIKSEDEDDDTHMADIGSGSGISTSHGQFPPHLLLLILESGSFVFLFIKRDDERDTLEFVASPFHNPARRLGHLGFHVAVDPRSRYIAVADAQNKFVVYELESMEAMGDQLILDKAIKPIRAHHPRAVQGTILKMEFLYPRPEDESHVILLLIIAKADRSKMVIYEWERGDDLGQVLAEEKRGHRIAPEHRLPLLIIPLTVRSSFFAVSEHALGICKDPLQGPPNIETINPFTHPASPFHHGTSVPLWTAWDRPVRRRRYYDTKDLIYLAREDGVIVFFEFNTTDILGAAMNVGSCNCNISTAFTTMYDAYSDVAIVAGDSGPGMVFQLKPREPLVELGSIPNWSCSVDFVTTDALTSWNPETGPKGKPVVPWRDRTLDHLTAPDKVLCASGNGPQGSITELRYGLPANIISYFEPLPTRKVWVFRTADGTWPYQMLMASPGTSEVLLVSFDLSNAEMADPMTTQFDTESRTLAAEQSRDNTIVQVSEKRIIAIDQNHSSRYELSDFEGVGRIAEHAAVRGNCICVSTFEESCFRIHIFRTEGTEISLTQTYPVDGEVTCLALCSLDGRECVLAGLWRQNSPYLAIFPTDVTGERPELILLTADQAAHDAEGIDAMDIAPTIELVTTIVSVAESAEQTSVVVGTRSGHLITVQFTANPFQHQIFMERLGTVALEVVPLETPLLPGSVLVCCNDNLLLLRDFGARRLGHFATKHRVWATDLKHPATPSTPIISAACIPADLGGNNRAPLVLLSGERMSFVELYLQAGPVPKTLPLPGTPAKVLYSQTLQCLVVAVQIGKKPTVLFLDPETGEDLSLPQDKHGNATTFISGLGNQDDKIHAVYDWLFVKDGMTFHYLIVTTAGGRLLLVSPKKEESHDPEGNRRTRIRFSTKYRIKEKAPIYSIVGDDDSIIYCAGKVLHWDVLDSVEKRLVRKKTYELNSPAISLRMVNGKISALTLSDSLVIIDHKAENTHGEMTQVHADQVTRKSNHFFDVGDDADPELSWPVTLLTGMDRSFTAVWTPWKQPKRELELVAEGPLPASIRKLQRGRVRPEWVATEHLPRYGSIPSTVDGAEVLGICLDGSLMHFSLLNLQAWRFLRLVENLALRSPLLFPYSYEVSVVDNEEYDAEAKDTPKSMKHINGDLLQQCIDKRVLREIMEGDSNHDLLREYLDGLDDGKWTASFQEDNDPHLTRYFDLAYDILDYFLAPVL; encoded by the exons ATGGCCTTCCAGACAAACGTCTTTAGAAACGGTGCTTGGGTGACGGAGACTATTGACCTCCAAACTGTTCTGAGGGGCTCAACCACAAATACCTCCGCTGTCGCTCCTTCACTCCCCGCTCCGCCAAGCTGTGGTATCTTGACGAGAACTGTCATCGATAGCCCCATTGCTCGATGGGTCTTGCCTGCTCGCCTGAGGTCTGCACATCATAACGATGTTGCCTTCGTTGGG GATCGTTACGTGAGCATCAATGAGTTGCGCAAGGATGGACAGCTTCAGGAGGTGCTGCGCAAGAACGACTTTGGCTGTCGTATTCGAAATGCGCTTGTTATTGGAAACAAGTACGAGCACTTTCGCGTTGTCCCAGACGACCCTGGCCATGACCACATAAAAAGCGAAGACGAAGATGACGACACCCACATGGCCGACATTGGCTCTGGATCTGGCATCAGTACTTCTCATGGACAGTTCCCACCGCACTTATTGCTCCTCATCCTCGAATCAGGTTCCTTTGTCTTCCTCTTCATCAAAAGAGATGATGAGAGAGACACCCTGGAGTTCGTTGCATCGCCGTTCCACAACCCAGCAAGGAGATTAGGCCACTTGGGATTCCACGTAGCTGTCGATCCCAGGTCTCGCTATATTGCAGTCGCGGACGCCCAGAACAAATTTGTCGTTTACGAGCTAGAGTCCATGGAGGCAATGGGCGATCAGTTGATACTTGACAAGGCCATTAAACCCATTAGGGCGCACCACCCAAGAGCAGTCCAAGGTACCATTCTCAAGATGGAGTTTCTTTATCCTCGTCCCGAGGACGAAAGCCACGTCATCCTCCTTCTCATCATCGCAAAGGCCGATAGGTCTAAGATGGTCATCTACGAATGGGAGCGGGGAGACGATCTTGGCCAAGTGCTGGCCGAAGAAAAGCGTGGTCATCGCATCGCACCAGAACATCGCCTCCCTCTTCTCATCATTCCTCTGACAGTGAGAAGTTCCTTTTTCGCAGTTTCCGAACACGCGCTTGGCATATGCAAGGACCCTCTTCAAGGGCCCCCTAACATTGAAACAATCAATCCTTTCACCCACCCCGCGAGCCCTTTTCATCACGGTACTAGTGTACCCCTTTGGACAGCTTGGGATAGACCGGTACGGAGGCGGCGCTACTACGACACTAAGGATCTTATCTACCTGGCTCGAGAAGATGGTGTGATTGTCTTCTTTGAATTCAATACGACGGATATCCTGGGCGCTGCTATGAATGTTGGCAGCTGCAACTGCAATATTTCTACCGCCTTCACCACAATGTATGACGCTTACTCTGACGTCGCCATCGTCGCCGGTGACTCTGGCCCTGGGATGGTCTTTCAG CTCAAACCTCGGGAGCCTCTCGTCGAGCTTGGAAGTATCCCAAACTGGTCCTGCTCGGTTGATTTCGTCACTACAGATGCTTTGACGTCGTGGAATCCCGAGACTGGTCCAAAAGGGAAGCCTGTAGTACCATGGCGAGACAGAACGTTGGACCATCTGACTGCTCCAGACAAAGTTCTTTGCGCCTCTGGGAATGGACCGCAAGGCAGTATCACAGAGCTTCGCTATGGACTACCCGCTaatattatttcttattttgaGCCGCTGCCAACGAGGAAAGTATGGGTTTTTAGAACCGCAGACGGGACTTGGCCATATCAAATGCTGATGGCAAGCCCCGGGACTTCCGAAGTGTTACTAGTATCATTTGATCTATCAAACGCGGAGATGGCTGATCCAATGACAACCCAATTTGACACAGAGTCTCGAACTCTGGCAGCGGAGCAAAGCCGAGACAATACCATCGTTCAGGTATCCGAGAAGCGTATCATTGCCATCGACCAGAATCACAG TTCAAGATATGAATTAAGTGACTTTGAGGGTGTGGGTAGGATAGCTGAGCATGCAGCCGTCAGGGGTAATTGCATCTGCGTCTCAACCTTTGAAGAATCTTGCTTCCGAATCCACATTTTCCGCACAGAAGGGACCGAAATATCCCTTACACAGACTTACCCTGTCGACGGCGAAGTTACGTGTCTAGCTCTCTGTTCTCTCGATGGACGGGAATGCGTACTGGCTGGACTTTGGCGACAAAACAGCCCCTACTTGGCCATCTTCCCGACAGACGTAACAGGAGAAAGGCCAGAGTTGATACTGCTTACCGCGG ACCAAGCAGCCCATGATGCGGAAGGAATTGACGCAATGGATATTGCCCCAACAATCGAGTTGGTGACCACCATCGTGTCGGTAGCGGAATCAGCGGAGCAAACAAGTGTAGTCGTGGGTACCCGAAGCGGACATCTCATCACGGTCCAATTTACCGCGAATCCCTTTCAACATCAGATTTTCATGGAGAGACTGGGGACAGTCGCACTCGAAGTTGTACCTCTAGAAACGCCATTGCTTCCTGGCTCGGTACTAGTTTGTTGCAACGACAATCTCCTGCTTCTGAGGGACTTTGGGGCCAGACGGCTAGGTCATTTTGCCACGAAGCATCGGGTATGGGCAACCGATCTGAAGCACCCAGCGACGCCATCGACGCCTATCATCTCTGCGGCGTGCATTCCCGCCGATTTGGGCGGTAACAACCGCGCGCCACTTGTACTTTTGTCGGGAGAGCGCATGTCATTTGTAGAGCTGTATTTGCAAGCTGGGCCGGTTCCCAAGACACTGCCACTGCCCGGCACACCTGCCAAGGTGCTATACTCTCAAACTCTACAATGTTTAGTTGTTGCAGTACAGATTGGCAAGAAGCCGACTGTCCTTTTCTTGGACCCCGAGACCGGAGAAGACCTCTCTCTTCCGCAAGACAAACATGGGAATGCAACAACATTCATCAGCGGCTTGGGAAACCAAGACGACAAAATTCATGCAGTATACGACTGGCTTTTCGTCAAAGACGGCATGACATTTCATTACCTCATCGTCACGACAGCAGGCGGACGCCTGTTGCTTGTGTCTCCCAAGAAGGAAGAGAGTCATGACCCTGAAGGCAATAGGAGAACGAGGATACGGTTCTCCACCAAATACAGGATAAAGGAAAAAGCGCCCATATATTCTATTGTCGGGGATGACGACAGCATTATCTACTGTGCTGGAAAAGTCCTTCACTGGGACGTCCTGGACTCCGTCGAAAAGAGATTGGTCCGCAAAAAGACATACGAGCTGAACTCGCCCGCCATCTCACTACGGATGGTGAACGGCAAGATCTCGGCGCTCACCCTAAGCGACTCCTTGGTGATCATCGATCACAAGGCAGAGAACACACACGGCGAAATGACCCAGGTCCATGCGGATCAGGTAACGCGGAAGTCGAACCACTTCTTTGATGTCGGAGATGATGCAGACCCAGAGCTGAGTTGGCCAGTGACTCTGCTGACGGGCATGGATCGGAGCTTCACGGCAGTCTGGACTCCTTGGAAACAGCCCAAGAGAGAGCTGGAACTTGTTGCGGAAGGACCGCTGCCCGCCAGCATCAGGAAACTTCAGCGAGGCCGTGTGCGGCCGGAATGGGTGGCGACAGAACATCTGCCACGGTACGGTAGTATACCTAGCACAGTAGACGGTGCTGAGGTGTTGGGCATCTGTCTCGACGGCTCGTTGATGCACTTCAGCCTACTCAACCTTCAAGCATGGCGGTTTCTGCGACTTGTTGAGAACCTAGCGCTGAGAAGTCCACTGCTGTTTCCCTACAGCTACGAAGTGTCTGTCGTGGACAACGAGGAATACGACGCGGAAGCGAAAGACACGCCAAAGTCGATGAAGCACATTAATGGAGATTTACTCCAGCAGTGTATCGACAAGCGGGTCCTTCGGGAGATAATGGAGGGAGACAGCAACCATGACCTTTTGCGAGAGTATCTGGACGGCTTGGATGATGGAAAGTGGACAGCATCTTTTCAAGAAGACAACGACCCCCACCTCACGAGGTATTTCGATCTCGCTTACGACATTTTGGATTACTTCCTTGCGCCTGTTCTCTGA
- a CDS encoding GTPase-activating protein gyp10: MDEKNALSSSDSAAPVDQEQRKTTDILEACKWQNIEALKGLASTKGGFLTDTLRRKAWPILLGLPDSEDFQGTIAAGIDEKVSWKTLPSHRDEEQVALDVNRAFIYYPNHQNDTELEKNKNELSDLIVEVLRRYPYLCYFQGYHDICQVFMLVLEPPWRARLVSRLSVLRIRDFMLTSLEPTVAQLRLIPDILNAADPKLKRHLSGTEPFYALAGTLTMYAHDIQAYGDIARLFDTLLTREPVFSIYMYVQIVLNRREELFDQEEDDPSMLHLILSKVPQKMDLDALIASTIALYERFPPESLPQWRKISKASSLRTARSVEECSKQTMDEGHAYFQKQLAELKALERRQKLMKVMWAYRKGAAAAGLAVVIGLVAVYLGRRNPSPIAAMAALYNKWSNGTTWTHNF, translated from the exons ATGGACGAAAAGAATGCGCTGAGCAGCTCTGACTCTGCGGCCCCCGTAGATCAGGAACAGCGCAAGACGACCGATATCCTCGAGGCGTGCAAATGGCAGAACATAGAAGCCCTCAAAGGCCTGGCTAGTACCAAGGGCGGGTTTCTTACCGACACTCTGCGCCGGAAAGCCT GGCCTATACTCCTAGGCCTTCCAGATAGCGAGGATTTCCAGGGTACAATCGCAGCTGGTATAGACGAGAAGGTCTCATGGAAAACCCTTCCAAGTCATAGGGACGAGGAACAAGTTGCGCTCGACGTCAACCGCGCCTTCATATACTACCCGAACC ACCAGAACGACACCGAACTCGAGAAGAACAAAAACGAGCTTTCCGATCTGATCGTCGAAGTCCTCCGTCGATACCCATATCTATGTTACTTTCAAGGCTACCATGACATCTGCCAAGTCTTCATGCTGGTCCTCGAACCACCATGGCGCGCCCGCCTTGTCTCGCGACTGTCGGTGCTCCGCATCCGAGACTTCATGCTCACCAGCCTCGAGCCGACCGTCGCGCAGCTCAGGCTGATCCCCGACATCCTCAACGCCGCCGATCCGAAGCTCAAGCGCCACCTCTCCGGCACGGAACCCTTCTACGCCCTGGCGGGGACCCTGACCATGTACGCGCACGATATCCAGGCCTACGGCGACATCGCCCGCCTCTTTGATACCCTCCTTACCCGCGAACCCGTCTTCAGCATCTACATGTACGTCCAGATCGTCCTGAACCGCCGCGAAGAGCTCTTCGACCAGGAGGAGGACGATCCGTCTATGCTCCACCTCATCCTCTCCAAGGTCCCGCAGAAGATGGACCTCGATGCGTTAATCGCGAGCACGATTGCGCTTTACGAGCGATTCCCACCCGAGTCGCTACCGCAGTGGCGCAAGATATCCAAAGCCAGCTCCTTACGGACGGCGCGGTCCGTGGAGGAATGCTCAAAGCAGACCATGGACGAAGGACACGCATATTTCCAGAAACAGCTGGCGGAGCTCAAGGCCCTCGAGCGCCGGCAAAAGCTCATGAAGGTGATGTGGGCGTACCGAAAGGgggccgctgccgccggaCTGGCCGTTGTCATCGGTCTAGTGGCCGTTTACCTGGGCAGAAGAAACCCCAGTCCGATAGCTGCAATGGCAGCTCTGTACAATAAGTGGTCCAACGGAACGACCTGGACGCACAACTTTTAG